The DNA segment CGATCTTCATCTCACGCGCCGTGTTGGCCACGTAGTCCAGATCGCATTCCGGATCCTGGTTGTCGATGTTGATCGTCGGCGGCGACACCTGGTTGTGCACGGCCAGCACGGTGAAGACCGATTCCAGGCCGCCGGCGCCGCCCAGCAGGTGGCCGGTCATCGACTTGGTCGAGTTCACCACCATCTTGTAGGCCTGGTCGCCGAACGCTGCCTTGATGGCATCGGATTCGTTCTTGTCGCCGAGCGGCGTCGACGTGCCATGCGCATTCAGGTAATGAACCTGATCCGCGTTGATGCCTGCGTCCTTCAGCGCGTTGACCATGCAGCGGCGCGGGCCGTCCATGTTCGGCGCCGTCATGTGGAACGCATCGCCGCTCATGCCGAAGCCGATCAGCTCGGCATAGATGCGCGCGCCGCGCGCCTTGGCCGACTCGTACTCTTCCAGCATCATCACGCCGGCGCCCTCGCCCAGCACGAAGCCGTCACGGTCCTTGTCCCACGGACGCGAGGCCGCTGCCGGGTCGTCGTTGCGGGTCGACAGCGCGCGGGCCGCGGCAAAGCCGCCAATGCCCAGCGGCGACACCGTCGACTCGGCGCCGCCCGCCAGCATGGCGTCGGCGTCACCGGCCTGGATCAGGCGAGCGGCAAGGCCGATGCTGTGCAGGCCGGTCGTGCACGCGGTCACGGCAGCCAGGTTCGGGCCCTTGATGCCGTGGATGATCGACAGGTGGCCGGCGATCATGTTGATGATCGAGCCCGGCACAAAGAACGGCGAAATGCGGCGCGGACCGCGCTCGGTCAGCACCGCTTTGGTGTCTTCGATCATCGGCAGGCCGCCGATGCCCGAGCCGACCAGTACGCCGATGCGCTCGGCGTTGGCTTCGCTCACTTCCAGGCCGCTGTCCTTCAGGGCCTGCGTACCCGCGGCGATGCCGTAATGGATAAACGTATCCATATTGCGGGCTTCCTTGGCCGGGATGTAATCCTCGGCATTGAAGCCCTTCACTTCACCGGCGAAGTGCACGGAAAGCGCGGAGTGATCGAATTTGGTAATGGTGGCGATGCCGGACTTGCCGGCTACCAGGTTGGCCCAGCCTTCGGCAACCGTGTTTCCGACCGGAGACACAAGGCCAAGCCCAGTGACGACGACGCGACGACGGCTCACTATGTTTTCCTACGGGTGCGTGAAGATGCAACGGAACGACGGATCAGCCTGCCACCGGCTCGCCGGCGGACAAACGCATTCCATTCTGCGTCTTCGAACAGACGAAAGCCACAGAAAACAGCAAGGCACGGCCGCGACGGCCCGCCCACCTGCCTTCTGTGGCTCGGAATTCAGATACGACGGCTTAGGCCTTGACGTGCGCGGTGGCGTAGTCGATTGCCTGTTGCACGGTCGTGATCTTTTCGGCTTCCTCATCGGGAATTTCCATGCCGAATTCATCTTCCAACGCCATCACGAGTTCAACCGTGTCCAGCGAATCCGCACCGAGATCGTTCACGAACGAGGATTCGTTCTTGATGTCTGCCTCGGCCACGCCAAGCTGTTCTGCCACGATTTTCTTGACGCGTTGTTCGATATTGTCCATGTAACCCTCCAGGGAAGTTCGACAAAAAGTGGGCGCATTTTAGCAGGTTTGGGGCAACAGAAATGCCGCCTGCCAAGCTTTGCAAGAATCGCGCCCGTTTGGTTCGGAAAACTACGACTTCACTACGGCTTCAGGCAGCTTCTTCCGGCTTTTTCCGGAAAACCGCCACCCGAAAACCGGTTAATTCATGTACATCCCGCCGTTCACATGCAGTGTGGTGCCGGTGATATAGGCGGCTTGCGGACCGGCCAGAAAGGCCACCGCATTGGCGATATCCTCGGGCTTACCCAGGCGGCCCAGCGGGATCTGCTGCTTGAGCGAAGCATGCTGCTCTTCGGACAGCGCCTTGGTCATGTCGGTATCGATAAAGCCCGGCGCGACGCAGTTGACGGTCACGTTACGGCTGCCGATTTCCGCGGCCAGCGAACGGGTCATGCCGGCCACGCCCGCCTTGGCGGCCGAGTAGTTCATCTGCCCAGGGTTGCCGACCGAGCCGACCACCGAAGTGATATTGATGATACGGCCCTGGCGCGCCTTCATCATCGGGCGCAGCACCGCGCGCGACAGGCGGAATACCGAAGTCAGGTTGGTCTGGATGACCGCGATCCAGTCCTCGTCCTTCATGCGCATCGCCAGCTGGTCCTGCGTGATACCCGCATTGTTCACCAGCACGCCGATACCGCCGTGCGCCTTCACGATCTCGTCGATCAGGGCTTCGCAAGCGGCCGCGTCATTGACGTTCAGCACCGCACCCTTGCCCTTCAGGCCTTCGGCGCCGAGGTATTCCGTGATGCCGGCAGCACCGGACTCGCTGGTGGCCGTGCCGATCACGGTGGCGCCCTGGCGGGCCAGCTCCAGCGCGATGGCGCGACCGATGCCGCGCGAGGCGCCGGTGACCAGCGCAACCTGGTTATCGAGAAGTTTGGTCATGCAGAGTGTCCTTTCGTACTCTTTCGTGCTTTGTGCCTGGCTTATTTCAGCAGCGCCAGCGTGTCCTGCAGCGAGGCCGGATCGAAGATCGCGCCGCCAGTCAGGTTGCCGTCAATGCGCTTGGTCATGCCGGCCAGCACCTTGCCCGGGCCGCATTCGATCACGTGCGTGACGCCTTCGGCGGCAAGCTTCTGCACGCACTCGACCCAGCGCACCGGCGCCGCGGCCTGGCGCACCAGCGCGTCCTTGATCGCTTCCGGATCGTTGACGATCGCGACATCGACGTTGTTCACCAGCGGGATCGACGGCGCCGAGAACGCCACCCCGGCCATGCGCTCGCGCAGGCGGTCCGAAGCGGGCTTGAGCAGCGACGAGTGGAACGGCGCCGATACCGGCAGCGGCAGCGCGCGCTTGGCACCCTTGGCCTTGGCGATCTCGCATGCCTTCTCGACCGCGCCCTTGTGGCCGGCGATCACGACCTGCGACGGGGCGTTGAAGTTGACCGCTTCGACCACGCCGGCGGCAGCCGCCTCGGCGCACGCGGCACGGACGTCGTCATCGGACAGGCCCAGGATCGCAGCCATGCCGCCCTCGCCCACCGGCACGGCTTCCTGCATGGCCTGCGCGCGGAAACGCACCAGCGGCACCGCGTCGGCAAACGGGATCACGCCCGCGGCCACCAGCGCCGAGTACTCGCCCAGGCTGTGGCCCGCCACGAGTGCCGGGGCCGGGCCGCCGGCATCGAGCCACGCGCGGTAGACCGCCACGGCGGCGGTCAGCATCACCGGCTGCGTATTGGTGGTCAGGTTCAGCTCTTCGGAGGGACCCTCGGCGATCAGGCGGCCGAGATCCTGGCCCAGCGCGGCCGAGGCTTCTTCCACGGTGGCGCGCACGACGGCGTTATCCGCAAAGGCATTGAGCATGCCGACCGACTGCGAACCCTGGCCGGGAAATACGAAAGCGAATTTCATCGGATTGGAACCCTTTATGGAACGGGAAGCCGGCGCGGCGGCGCGCGGCATTGGCGCGCACCGGGCACCGGCTGCGAATTACATGCGCAGCAGAACCGCGCCCCAGGTAAAGCCGCCGCCAACGCCTTCCATCAGCACGGTCTGGCCCGGGCGGATGCGACCGTCACGCACGGCGACGTCGAGCGCCAGCGGGATCGACGCGGCCGAGGTGTTGCCGTGCTCGTGCACGGTGGCGACCATGCGTTCGGCGGGCAGGCCCAGCTTCCTGGCGGTGCCTTGCATGATGCGGATATTGGCCTGGTGCGGGATCAGCCAGTCGACCTGCTCCGCCGAAAGGCTTGCCGCTTCCATGGCTTCGCGCGCAACCTTGTCGAGCACGGTCACGGCGAGCTTGAACACGGCCTGGCCATCCATGTGCAGGAACGGGTTGCCGGTGATATTGCCGCCCGAGACATTGCCCGGCACGCACAGGATGTCGACGTGGCTGCCGTCCGAGTGCATCGCGCTCGACAGGATGCCAGGCTCCTCCGACGCGGTCAGCACGACTGCGCCGGCGCCATCACCGAACAGCACGCAGGTGGTACGGTCGTTGAAATCCAGGATGCGCGAAAACACCTCGGTGCCGATCACCAGCACGTTGCGGTGCGAGCCGCTGCGGATGAACTTGTCGGCCGTGGCCAGCGCATAGACAAAGCCCGAGCACACCGCCTGCAGGTCGAACGCCGCGCAGTGGTTGGTGATGCCCAGTTTTTGCTGCACCATGCACGCGGTGCTGGGAAACACGAAGTCCGGCGTCGAGGTGGCGACGATGATCAGGTCGATGCTCTGCCTGTCGATGCCGGCGGCCTCGATGGCCTGCTCGGCTGCCTTGACGGCCAGATCGCTGCTGGTTACGTCGGGCTCGGCCCAGTGGCGCGCCGAGATACCGCTGCGCGAGACGATCCACTCGTCACTGGTCTCGATGCCCTTTTCGGCAAGCTGCGCCGCCAGATCATGGTTGGTCACGCGCCGCGGGGGCAGGTAGCTCCCGGTACCGATGATTTTTGCGTACTTGGTCATGTAGTGTCGGATCGTATGGACCGCAGTTCCCGCTGGCCGGCGCGCAAGGCGCTCAGGCGGCGTGGGTGCTGGGATGCGCGCTGGGCGCGTCTGTCTCCGGGGCGGTCTGCGCCACGCCAGCGGCGCTGGACTTATCGGCGAAAGCCCGTGCGATACGGGGAATCACGCCATTCTTGGCGGCATCATACCCGCGTTTGATAGCCCACTCAAAAGAATGGGCATCGGCCGAACCGTGGCTCTTGATCACGAGGCCGCGCAGGCCCAGCAGCGACGCACCGTTGTAGCGCGCCGGATCGAGCCGCTTGGCCAGCCGCGACAGCACCGGCATGGCCACGGCCGCGAGCAGCTTGGTGAACCACGAGCGGGTGAATTCTTCCTTGATCATGCCGCCGATCATCTTGGCGAGGCCCTCGGTACTCTTGAGCGCCACATTGCCGACAAAGCCGTCACAGACGACGATATCGGTCGTTCCCTTGAAGATGTCGTTGCCTTCCACGTTTCCGTAGAAATTGAGCTCGGAAGCGCGCAGCAGTTCGCCGGCACGCTTGACCACCTCGTTGCCCTTGATGACTTCCTCGCCGATGTTCAGCAGGCCGACGGTCGGGCGTTCCTTATGGTCCACCACGGCCACCATGGCCTCGGCCATGCGGGCGAACTGCAGCAGGTGCTCGGGTTCGCAGTCGGCGTTGGCGCCGAGATCCAGCACGGTGGTGCCCCAGCCTTCCTGGTTCGGGATGGTGGTGGCAATGGCCGGCCGCTCGATGCCCTCAAGCGTTTTCAGCACATAGCGCGACACCGCCATCAGCGCGCCGGTGTTGCCGGCGGAGATGCAGGCGCCGGCCTGGCCTTCCTTGACCTGAGTGACGGCCACGCGCATGGAAGAATCCTTCTTCTTGCGCAGCGCCACCTCGACCGGGTCATCCATGGTGATGACCTCGGTAGCCTCGACGATGCACACACGCGGATGATCCAGAGCATGCAGCTTCTTCAGCTGCGCCCGGATAGCGTCCGGCAGGCCCACCAGCACCATCTCGGCATCGTCGTGGCGGGAAAGAAAACTGATCGCCGCGGGCACGGTCACGGACACGCCGTGGTCGCCGCCCATGCAGTCGATAGCGATTTTGATCGTCATTGTTCCTGGTACGGATAGCGCAGCGGCGCACACCACGCCCGGTGGTTATCCCGAGCGCCCAACAAAAAAGCGGCAACGATCTTGCCGCTTTTTTGTGTCTGACCGTCTTGTGTCCGACTTACAGGCATGCGCGAGCGAGACGCAATGTCACGCCACGAAGCTATCAGTCGTTCTTGGTCTTGATGACCTTGCGGCCACGGTAGTAGCCGTTCGGGCTGACGTGGTGACGCAGGTGGGTTTCGCCGGTGGTCGGCTCGACGGCCAGCGGGGCGACCGTCAGGTGGTCGTGCGAGCGATGCATGCCGCGCTTGGACGGCGACTTCTTGTTCTGTTGAACAGCCATGATGACTCCTTCGAGAATTTTTCAATATTAACACACGCATCCCGCCCAAGGCGTAGCCGGGGCCCGGCCGGATGCTTCATCAACTACCACCTGCGGAACGCTGCAATCGGCCGGTTGGCCTCAGTGCTTGTTCTTCAGGCCGGCCAGCGCCGCAAAGGGCGACGGCCGCTTTTCTTCCTCTGGCTCAGCTTCGGGCTGGGCCTCGCCGTCCGTGCCGGTCACGAGGCTCTCGTGCACCGACGGGCAGGCGTCATGCTTGGGGGCCACCGGCAGCGCCAGCAGCACCTCATCTTCAATCAGTTCCAGCAGCGAAAAGTGCTTGGAGCCGGCGATCACGTCGACATCGTCGTCGTCCATCGGCGCGGCATCTGCCGCTTCTTCGCTTTCCACTACCTCGAAGCGCGTGGCCGTTTCGATTGGCTCGGCGTAGGGCGTCAGGCAGCGCTGGCAATCCAGCCACATCCGGCCCTTGACGGTCACATCGAGGAACAGCCGCCGCGCCACCGTGGCGCCCGGCTCGGCCGCCTCTTCGCGCACGAAGCCAGTGGCCGTATAGGCAAACGTCTCTTCGGGTGCCGAGGCTGGCGCTTGCGCCGCGGTCTCGGCTAAGATGCGCGGCAAATCCCGCACCGCCACGTCGCCGTTCAGGCTTTCGCTCTTGCGGCAGAACGCGAAGAGATCGAGCGCGCGCAGGTCAATTGGCTGGGTCATGTGCGTGGCTCCGGTCGTATTGCAATGACTGGCTCGCCACATTCCACGCCTGTGCTGACTGCGGCCGCGCACATCGGCGGCACAGCGCCCAGGTGAGGATGCGGCAAAACGCGCGATTATACGATGTAAACCTTGTGGAGGTCAAAGGTCTTGCCAGGCAAACCTTGCCTCATTCCTGTTACGCTTCAATCACTTATGCATCAAGACCCCCGCCCCAGGCTGATCCTCGGCTCCGGCTCACCCTACCGCCGCGAGTTGCTCGAGCGGCTGCGCATCCCCTTCGAAGTGGCCACCCCGGACATCGACGAAACCCCGCTTGCCGGCGAAACGCCGGAGGCAACCGCCCTGCGCCTGTCGCAACGCAAGGCCGAGGCCATCATGGCGCGGCACCCGGGTGCACTGGTGATCGGCTCGGACCAGGTGCTGACACTGGACGGGGCGCAGATGGGCAAGCCCGGCACGCACGACAAGGCCGTGGCGCAACTGCGCCGCATGCGCGGGCGTACCGCCACCTTCCACTCGGCGCTATGCCTGCTGGACGGTCGCACCGGCACCGTGCAACTGGCCGACGTGCAGACCCGCGTGACCATGCGCGACCTGAGCGATGCCGAGATCGAAACCTACCTGCAGCTGGAACGTCCCTATGACGTGGCGGGCAGCGCCAAGTCCGAAGGACTGGGCATCACGCTGCTCGAGCGCGTCGAGTCCGACGACCCCACGGCGCTGGTCGGACTGCCGCTGATCGCGCTGACCGGCATGCTGCGCCAGGCCGGCTACCCGCTGCTCGCGGCATGACGCACCGGAACTAACCATGAGCGGCAATCTTTTCCTGATTCCCAATACCCTCGGCAAGCGCGACGAAGCCGATCCGCTGGCCGAAGTCATTCCCGCCGGCGTGCAGCAGATCGCTGCCAGCCTCGACTACCTGGTCGCCGAAAACGCCAAGACCGCCCGTGCATTCCTGAAGAAGCTGGGCGAAACCACCCCGCTGGCACGCCCGATCCAGCAGATCGAGATCCGCGAGCTGAACGTCAACACGCGGGCCGATGCGCTGGCCGAACTGCTCGCGCCGATCCAGGCCGGCCGCGACGGCGGCCTGCTGTCCGAAGCCGGCGTGCCAGCGGTGGCGGACCCCGGCGCCGAACTGGTGCGGCTGGCGCATGCGCGCGGCATCCGGGTGCGCCCGCTGGTCGGGCCCAGCTCAATCCTGCTGGCGGTGATGGGCTCGGGCCTGAACGGCCAGAGCTTTGCCTTCAACGGCTACCTGCCGGTTGATGCCAACGAGCGCGCGCAGCGGCTGCGGGAGCTGGAACAGCGCTCGCGCAAGTCCAGCCAGACGCAGGTGTTCATCGAAACGCCGTACCGCAACGCGGCGCTGCTCGAAGCGATGCGCCAGCATTGCGCCGGCACCACGCTGCTGTCGGTGGCGGTGGACCTGACGCTGCCGACCGAAACCATCGTCACGCTGCCACTGTCGGCCTGGCGCGCGGACCGGATCGAGCTGCACAAGCGGCCGGCAATCTTTTCGCTGCTGGCCGCCTGAGCACGCCGGCAAATGCAGAAAGGGGCGCAATGGCGCCCCTTTTTCACCTGGCCAATCGATGCGCCTCAGTGCATGCCCTGCATGCGCGTGCTCCACAGCATGGTCTTCATCGCCGCGGTGCCGACCGCGGCACCGAAGCGCTTGGCCACGCGCTCGGCGATGTTCTCCCTGACCGTATAGTCGACGATATCCTCTGCCTTGAGCACGTCGCGCGCGACGGAATCGGCAGTCCCTAACGCGTCGGCCAGGCCCAGTTCGATGCTGCGCTCGCCCGACCAGAACAGCCCGGAGAACAGATCCGGATCGTCCTTGAGCCGGTCGCCCCGGCCTTCCTTCACCACGTCGATGAACTGCTCGTGGATTTCCTTGAGCATCGTCTCAGCGTAGGCCTTCTGCCTGGGCACCTGCGGCGAGAACGGGTCGAGCATTCCCTTGTTGGACCCCGATGTGTACAGCCGACGCTCCACACCCAGCTTGTCCATCAGGCCGGTAAAGCCGAAACCATCCATCAGCACGCCGATCGAGCCGACGATGCTGGCCTTGTCGACATAGATCTTGTCGGCCGCCGCAGCCACGTAATAGCCACCCGAGGCACAGATTTCCTCGATCACCACATAGAACGGCTTGGACGGATAGAGCCCGCGCAAACGGTGGATCTCGTCATTGATGATCCCGGCCTGCACCGGCGAGCCACCCGGCGAGTTGATCTTGAGGATCACGCCGGCGGCATTGGCGTCGGCGAAGGCCGCCTGCAGCGAAGCATTGATCGATTCGGCGCTGGCCGGCGTACCGGCTGAAATCTCGCCCTCCAGCGTGACCATTGCGGTATGGCGGCCGGACGTGTTGATGCCGTCGCCCTTGAAATCGAACAGCGCGATGAAGATCAGCGCCAGCAGGCCCAGCCCGACGAAGCGGAAGAAGATGCGCCAGCGGCGTGCGGCGCGCTGCTCGCGCAGCGATGCCGTCAGCACCTTTTCCAATACCTCGCGCTCCCAGCCCGCCGCGCCCACCGGTCCGCTGCCGGCCGCTCGGGCATCCCCAGCCATGCGGGCCTTGCGTTCGCGCTGCTCGCGCCGCGCCGCATCGTCGCCGGCGCGCAACTCGTGGTCCAGTGGATAGTCGGCCTGCTTCGCGGTGACCAGGCGTTCGGACTCGGGCCGGTTCGCATTGTCCTGCCCAGGTTCACGCGATTCGTCCGATGTTCCCGGTTGACCATTAGGCGGCTTCTGTTCTTCTGTCATGCAACTCGCTCGTGGAAAGCTTGGAAACACAATGGGCGGGCCAGGCCGCCCGTCATTCAGGCGCCGTCCGCTTGCGCGGCGGCGCGGTACGGACCTTCAGGCAACCAGAAGACCTGGCCATCGCGCTCTTCTATGCGCAGCTTGGCCAGCGCCGCGCCGCGGCAGGGACCGCCGACGCATTCGCCGCTATCCGGTGCATAAACCGCGCCATGTGTGGCGCACATCAAGTATAGGCCCGAGCTATCGAAGAACCGCCCCTCCTGCCAGTCCAGTTCCATCGGCACATGCGCGCACTGGTTGAGGTAGCCATGCGCGGCGCCGTCGAACCGCACCACGAAGGCACCAATCTCGCGGCTATCCAGCGCCACCGAGAAGCGCACCCCCAGCCCGCCCTCTTCCAGGTCTGCCGCGGCGCAAAGCCGCACCGGCCCCTGGCTGGCACCGACCTCAGGCATGGGCCAGCAACCAGTCGGTCAGGTCGGCGATCGACGAGGCGCAATGCACCGGCGCCATCGCCCGCAGCGAGTCGCCTGGATGTGCACCATAACACACACCAATCCCGGCAGCACCAGCATTGACCGCCATCTGCAGGTCATGGGTGGTGTCGCCCACCATCACCGTGCGCTCCATATCCTGGCCGAGTTCGCGCGTCAGTTCCTGCAGCATGGCCGGATGCGGCTTGGAGAAGGTCTCGTCGGCACAGCGGGTGGCGTCAAAGAGCTGGGTCAGGCCGCTGGCGGCCAGCGCGCGCTGCAGGCCGACGCGGGTCTTGCCGGTGGCGACACCAAGGAAGTAATGCTCTCGGCGCAGCGTTTCCAGCATCTCGCGCACGCCGTCGAACAGCACGAGGTCGGCGTCGCGGGTCAGGAAGTGGTAGCGATAGCGCTCCGCGAGGCGCGGGTAGTCGACGGGGTCAAGCGTGGGCACGGCGTACGACAAGGCATCCTTCAGCCCCAGCCCGATCACATGGCTGGCCGCGCTGTCGTCCGGCACGGGCAGGCCCAGGTCGCGGCTGGCAAGCTGGATGCACTTGGCAATGGTCGGGGTCGAGTCCATCAGTGTCCCGTCCCAGTCGAATACGATCAGGTCAAACTGTTGCCTGGCCATGGTTGTCCTTTGGCGTGAATTGCGCAGCCCTACTCCGGAGCACGCAGTTGTCGCAATTGTTGCAGGAATCCGACGCATTCGTCCGGCAACGGCGCCTCGACGGTCAGCGGTGCGCCCGTTGCCGGGTGGATAAACACCAGCCGATGGGCATGCAGGAACATGCGCTTGATGCCCGGCTTCGCCGCGGAGCGCGCCAGCGACTTGTTCAGCGCGAAATCACCGTACTTTTCGTCGCCGACGATCGGGAATCCCGAATGGGCCAAGTGAACGCGGATCTGGTGGGTCCGGCCGGTCTTGAGCTCCGCTTCCAGCAAGGTAAAACCGGAAAACGCCTCGACCCGGTTGAACACCGTGTGCGAAGCCAGGCCGTCAGCCTGGACCCGTACGCGCCGCTCCCCTTCTGCCGTGGTGTACTTATATAGAGGCAGCTTCACATGCTGCCGCGAATTCGGGAATTCGCCGGCCACGCAGGCGAAATACCGCTTGTCCATGCTGTTGCCGCGGATCTGCTCATGCAGGTGGACCAGCGCCGAGCGCTTCTTGGCCAGCATCAGGATGCCCGAGGTCTCGCGGTCGAGGCGGTGCACCAACTCCAGGAACTTGGCCTGCGGCCTGGCCTGGCGCAACTGCTCGATCACACCGAAGGCAACGCCCGAGCCGCCATGGACCGCCACGCCGGCGGGCTTGTTCACCACCAGTAGCTGAGCATCCTCGAACAGCACCGGGAATTCGCTGGCTGGCACGGGCTGCGCCCCGGCGGATTGAGACGGAGTCGCCACACGCATCGGGGGAATTCGCACCACGTCGCCCGATTGCAGGCGATAAGTGGCATCGATACGCCCCTTGTTGACCCGCACCTCGCCCGACCGCAATACCCGGTAGATATGGCTCTTGGGTACGCCCTTGGCCACCTTCAGCAGGAAGTTGTCGATGCGCTGGCCTTCAGAGCCTTCATCGATCGTGACATACGCCACCTGCGGGCTTGCCGGCGCTACATCGGCAGGCTTTTCAATTTGATGGCGTAACTCATTCATTTTCAATATAATTTCCTCGCTGTTCCGGCCGGGGGCCGGCAGCGCAAGACCTGTGTAAGCGATCAATCCCGTGATTAATCTTGGATTGACCGCATTCTACACTTGGGGTCGCCGCCAACCCGGCCCGTCTTCCGCCCTGCGCCGCTTCATTGCGTGATCCGCGCGGGCGCCAGACAACCAAATGGCGGTAAAAGCAGCACGCACGATATCGCCGGCACGCAGGAAGTCGCCCAAAGGAGGCTTCGGCGCAGCAGGCGATGACGTGGGAACAGAGTGTTCAGGTAAAACAGAATTTAAGAGTGGATGCCCCGTAGGCATCCGCTTCGGTGAGAGAAGTCCCGCCTGCACCGGGAAACGGTGCCGGCCGGCAGGCCAGCCTGCCGCCTGACTGGAAATACCGGCGCCCGGTCGCAGAACTCCAAGAAGTAGTAGGTGCGCCCGCCAGGAGATGTCAGGCA comes from the Cupriavidus sp. P-10 genome and includes:
- a CDS encoding RluA family pseudouridine synthase, with amino-acid sequence MNELRHQIEKPADVAPASPQVAYVTIDEGSEGQRIDNFLLKVAKGVPKSHIYRVLRSGEVRVNKGRIDATYRLQSGDVVRIPPMRVATPSQSAGAQPVPASEFPVLFEDAQLLVVNKPAGVAVHGGSGVAFGVIEQLRQARPQAKFLELVHRLDRETSGILMLAKKRSALVHLHEQIRGNSMDKRYFACVAGEFPNSRQHVKLPLYKYTTAEGERRVRVQADGLASHTVFNRVEAFSGFTLLEAELKTGRTHQIRVHLAHSGFPIVGDEKYGDFALNKSLARSAAKPGIKRMFLHAHRLVFIHPATGAPLTVEAPLPDECVGFLQQLRQLRAPE